The Mesorhizobium sp. B1-1-8 genome contains a region encoding:
- a CDS encoding carbohydrate ABC transporter permease, translated as MSLTTAHSVVAPSANSKRIAGTIIVAYALISIVPLLWIFATSFKTPPDSIAYPPKIVFQPSIEGYCNLFTTRTRQTPEYINSLGPATGFCDETVRKRNMVIAGPSNFLPRFVNSLIIAFGSTFCAVFLGTLSAYGFSRFKVPLADDLLFFILSTRFMPPIAVAIPIYLMYRELGLSDTALGMILLYTAVNVSLAVWLLKGFIDEIPREYEEAAMIDGYTRLQAFWRTVLPQATTGIAATAIFCLIFAWNEYAFAALLTSGTAQTAPPFIPTIIGEGGQDWPAVAAGTTIFLVPILVFTILLRKQLLRGITFGAVRK; from the coding sequence ATGAGCCTGACCACCGCCCATTCCGTCGTCGCGCCTTCGGCGAATTCGAAGCGCATCGCCGGCACTATCATCGTCGCTTATGCGCTGATCTCGATCGTGCCGCTGCTGTGGATCTTCGCCACCAGCTTCAAGACGCCGCCGGATTCGATCGCCTATCCGCCGAAGATCGTCTTCCAGCCGAGCATCGAGGGCTATTGCAACCTGTTCACCACCCGCACCAGGCAGACGCCGGAATACATCAACTCGCTCGGACCGGCGACCGGCTTCTGCGACGAGACGGTGCGCAAGCGCAACATGGTGATCGCCGGGCCGTCGAACTTCCTGCCGCGCTTCGTCAACTCGCTGATCATCGCCTTCGGCTCGACCTTCTGCGCTGTCTTCCTCGGCACGCTCTCGGCCTATGGCTTCTCGCGCTTCAAGGTGCCGCTGGCCGACGATCTGTTGTTCTTCATCCTGTCGACGCGCTTCATGCCGCCGATCGCGGTCGCCATCCCCATCTACCTGATGTACCGCGAGCTCGGCCTCTCCGACACCGCGCTCGGCATGATCCTGCTCTATACCGCCGTCAACGTTTCGCTGGCGGTGTGGCTGCTCAAGGGCTTCATCGACGAGATCCCGCGCGAGTATGAAGAGGCCGCGATGATCGACGGCTATACTCGGCTGCAGGCATTCTGGCGCACCGTGCTGCCGCAGGCGACCACCGGCATTGCCGCGACCGCCATCTTCTGCCTGATCTTTGCCTGGAACGAGTATGCGTTTGCGGCGCTGCTCACCTCCGGCACGGCGCAGACGGCGCCGCCCTTCATCCCGACCATCATCGGCGAAGGCGGCCAGGACTGGCCTGCGGTGGCGGCCGGCACGACGATCTTCCTGGTGCCGATCCTGGTCTTCACCATTCTGCTGCGCAAGCAATTGCTGCGCGGCATCACCTTCGGCGCGGTGCGTAAATGA
- the dhaL gene encoding dihydroxyacetone kinase subunit DhaL yields MAASDFSRLIAAAADTIAGHADELTALDQAIGDGDHGLNMKRGFEAVRADADAISAKPLPEALKAVGTKLVMTVGGASGPLFGTLFMALGKDLSAAPDRDGLAAALGKAIEAVAARGKSQTGQKTMLDVLQPVQEALAQGGTAKEIAEVADKAADATIAMKALRGRASFLGERSIGHMDPGARSTALLVRAIAETIEGS; encoded by the coding sequence ATGGCCGCATCCGATTTCTCTCGATTGATCGCGGCGGCGGCGGACACGATCGCGGGGCATGCCGATGAGCTGACCGCGCTTGACCAGGCGATCGGCGACGGCGACCATGGGCTCAACATGAAGCGCGGCTTCGAGGCGGTGCGCGCCGACGCGGACGCAATTTCGGCAAAGCCGTTGCCGGAGGCGCTGAAGGCGGTCGGCACCAAGCTGGTGATGACGGTCGGCGGCGCCTCCGGCCCGTTGTTCGGAACGCTGTTCATGGCGCTGGGCAAGGACCTTTCGGCGGCGCCTGATCGCGACGGCCTGGCGGCGGCGCTGGGCAAGGCGATCGAGGCGGTTGCCGCGCGCGGCAAATCGCAGACAGGTCAAAAAACCATGCTGGATGTGCTGCAGCCGGTCCAGGAAGCGCTGGCGCAAGGCGGGACGGCAAAAGAGATCGCCGAGGTTGCCGACAAGGCGGCGGACGCCACCATAGCCATGAAGGCGCTGCGCGGACGTGCCTCCTTCCTTGGCGAGCGCTCGATCGGGCATATGGATCCCGGCGCACGTTCGACCGCGTTGCTGGTGCGGGCAATCGCTGAAACCATCGAGGGTTCTTGA
- the ptsP gene encoding phosphoenolpyruvate--protein phosphotransferase: MRIEGIPASAGYAEGPLFDLDRPPAVYISKASPVEEKAALKAAIGKAVSRLAALVESVDGDAAGILEFHIAMLEDDALSGPALASIGSGQRADVAWRAALDTEIAGYETSDQDYFRARAADLRDIRDQVLRALSEDSETAAPPGAILFGEDIAPTRFLETDWSKGGGIALRAGSTASHVAMLARSRGVPMVVGLAASPATPAGVALLDAEHGAILLSPSPAEIEAFRQSSSSFAARQGEAQTFLTRPAVTRAGTVVRVQVNIAYPSDVDGIDVASCDGVGLMRTEFLFGKTLPDEETQYQAYRKVLEWAGDKPVTIRTVDAGGDKPVPGFTVEETNPFLGLRGIRLSLARLDVFRLQIRALLRAAVHGNLKVMFPMIATPEEYSQAAALFAQERDTLAADGIAHKVPPLGIMVEVPSVAITPEAFAHVAFFSIGSNDLTQYVMAAARDNAAVAHLNSVRYPSVLRLIASVAAFGREKKIPVGLCGDAGGDPAAIPALIEAGLRDLSVAPAQLAMAKAAIADVTV; encoded by the coding sequence ATGCGGATTGAGGGTATCCCGGCCTCGGCCGGCTATGCCGAGGGGCCGCTGTTTGACCTGGATCGGCCGCCGGCGGTCTACATCAGCAAAGCGAGCCCGGTTGAGGAGAAGGCGGCGCTGAAGGCCGCGATCGGCAAGGCGGTGAGCCGGCTTGCGGCACTGGTCGAAAGCGTCGATGGCGACGCCGCCGGCATCCTCGAATTTCACATCGCCATGCTGGAAGACGATGCGTTGAGCGGCCCGGCCTTGGCGTCGATCGGTTCCGGCCAGAGAGCGGATGTCGCCTGGCGGGCGGCACTCGACACCGAGATCGCCGGCTACGAAACGTCCGACCAGGATTACTTTCGCGCGCGCGCCGCCGATCTGCGCGACATACGCGACCAGGTGCTGCGGGCGCTGAGCGAGGACAGCGAGACCGCCGCGCCGCCGGGCGCCATCCTCTTTGGCGAGGACATCGCGCCGACGCGCTTTCTCGAAACCGACTGGAGCAAAGGCGGCGGCATCGCGCTCAGGGCCGGCAGCACGGCGAGCCATGTCGCCATGCTGGCGCGCTCGCGCGGCGTGCCGATGGTGGTAGGGCTCGCCGCCTCGCCGGCTACGCCCGCTGGCGTCGCGTTGCTCGACGCCGAGCATGGCGCGATATTGCTCTCGCCCTCGCCGGCCGAGATCGAGGCCTTTCGGCAGTCGTCGTCCTCCTTCGCGGCACGCCAAGGCGAGGCGCAGACTTTCCTGACGCGGCCGGCGGTGACCAGAGCAGGCACCGTTGTGCGCGTGCAGGTCAACATCGCCTACCCTTCGGATGTCGACGGCATCGATGTCGCGAGCTGCGACGGCGTCGGGCTGATGCGGACGGAGTTCCTGTTCGGCAAGACGCTGCCTGACGAGGAGACGCAATACCAGGCCTATCGCAAGGTGCTGGAATGGGCCGGCGACAAGCCGGTGACCATCCGCACCGTCGATGCCGGCGGCGACAAGCCGGTGCCGGGCTTCACCGTCGAGGAAACCAACCCTTTTCTTGGCCTGCGCGGCATCAGGCTTTCGCTGGCGCGGCTCGATGTCTTCCGCCTGCAGATCCGGGCATTGCTGCGCGCCGCCGTCCACGGCAATCTGAAGGTGATGTTTCCGATGATCGCCACACCCGAGGAGTATAGCCAGGCCGCTGCGCTGTTTGCGCAGGAGCGGGACACGCTTGCCGCGGACGGCATCGCGCACAAAGTGCCGCCGCTCGGCATCATGGTCGAGGTACCGTCAGTGGCGATTACCCCGGAAGCCTTCGCCCATGTCGCCTTCTTCTCGATCGGCTCCAACGATCTTACGCAATATGTGATGGCGGCGGCGCGCGACAATGCCGCCGTCGCGCATCTGAATTCTGTTCGTTACCCTTCGGTTCTGCGGCTGATCGCGTCCGTCGCGGCCTTCGGACGGGAGAAAAAGATTCCGGTCGGCCTGTGCGGCGACGCGGGCGGCGATCCGGCCGCCATCCCGGCGCTGATCGAAGCCGGGCTGCGCGACCTCTCGGTCGCACCCGCCCAGCTTGCCATGGCCAAGGCGGCCATCGCAGACGTGACGGTCTAG
- a CDS encoding carbohydrate ABC transporter permease — MLNRTADNVARATPEPLAKKIRGISDKGLAWLFISPTILLLLAINIFPLFWAIYLSFTNFRANRPNEVVKNLGLANYQRILGDQDIWIAMQTTAHFVFWTILLQTLIGFTLAWLIDRKFRGHAFWTTIILVPMMLSPAVVGNFWRFLYEPQIGLFSYVISFVSGIPPTNVQMLSNVELAPWSIIIVDTWMWTPYVMLICLAGLRSIPEYIYEAAEVDRASNWRQFWSITLPMALPFIMLAVLFRGIENFKMFDMVNLLTGGGPGSTTEVASITLKRQAFESWRTGYSSAFAIILFVAVFGLANIYVKALNKVKQR, encoded by the coding sequence ATGCTCAATCGGACTGCGGACAACGTTGCCCGGGCTACGCCGGAGCCGTTGGCCAAGAAGATCCGGGGCATCAGCGACAAGGGGCTGGCCTGGCTGTTCATTTCGCCGACGATCCTGCTTTTGCTCGCCATCAACATCTTTCCGCTGTTCTGGGCGATCTATCTCTCCTTCACCAACTTCCGCGCCAACCGGCCGAACGAGGTGGTGAAGAACCTTGGGCTCGCCAACTACCAGCGCATCCTCGGCGACCAGGACATCTGGATCGCCATGCAGACGACGGCGCATTTCGTGTTCTGGACCATCCTCCTGCAGACGCTGATCGGCTTTACGCTCGCCTGGCTGATCGACAGAAAATTCCGCGGCCACGCCTTCTGGACCACCATCATCCTGGTGCCGATGATGCTTTCGCCGGCGGTGGTCGGCAATTTCTGGCGCTTCCTCTACGAACCGCAGATCGGCCTGTTCTCCTATGTCATCTCCTTCGTGTCAGGCATTCCGCCGACTAACGTGCAGATGCTGTCCAATGTCGAGCTGGCGCCATGGTCGATCATCATCGTCGACACCTGGATGTGGACACCTTACGTGATGCTGATCTGCCTCGCAGGCCTGCGCTCGATCCCCGAATATATCTATGAGGCGGCCGAGGTCGACCGCGCCTCCAATTGGCGGCAGTTCTGGTCGATCACGCTGCCGATGGCGCTGCCCTTCATCATGCTGGCGGTGCTGTTTCGCGGCATCGAGAACTTCAAGATGTTCGACATGGTCAATCTGTTGACCGGCGGCGGGCCGGGCTCGACCACCGAGGTCGCCTCAATCACGCTGAAGCGGCAGGCCTTCGAAAGCTGGCGCACCGGCTATTCCTCGGCATTCGCCATCATCCTGTTCGTCGCGGTGTTCGGTCTCGCCAACATCTACGTCAAGGCGCTCAACAAGGTGAAGCAGAGATGA
- a CDS encoding ABC transporter substrate-binding protein, with protein sequence MKSTLKMALGLASAIAASTAVTSAAHAEDLTLCWAAWDPANALVELSKDFTKETGIGMKFEFVPWTNYADRFLNELNSHGKLCDLIIGDSQWIGGAAENGHYVKLNDFFDKEKISMDDFVPATVVGYSEWPKNTPNYWALPAMGDVVGWTYRKDWFSRPELQKEFKEKYGWDLGPPTTFDQLKQIAEFFQKRQIDGKTVYGASIYTERGSEGITMGAMDVLYSYGFQYENPKKPYEMEGFVNSEKSVKGLEFYKALYDCCTPPGASNSYMGEGVDAFKSGQVAMHMNFAFTWPGLQKDENVGGDKIGYFVNPKGPDGDQFAQLGGQGISVVSYSDKQESALKYIKWFANKDVQAKWWSLGGYSCLNSVVKDPKFPSSQPYAQAFLDSMAIVKDFWAEPSYAPLLQASQKRFHDYVVAGQGSPKDALDGLVKDWTQVFQDDGKM encoded by the coding sequence ATGAAATCGACCTTGAAAATGGCGTTGGGACTGGCCTCGGCGATCGCTGCGTCGACAGCCGTCACCAGCGCCGCGCATGCGGAAGACCTGACGCTGTGCTGGGCGGCCTGGGATCCGGCCAACGCGCTCGTGGAACTGTCCAAGGACTTCACCAAGGAAACCGGCATCGGCATGAAGTTCGAATTCGTGCCGTGGACCAACTATGCCGACCGCTTTCTCAACGAGCTCAACTCGCACGGCAAGCTCTGCGACCTGATCATCGGCGACAGCCAGTGGATCGGCGGCGCGGCCGAGAACGGCCATTACGTCAAGCTGAACGATTTCTTCGACAAGGAGAAGATCAGCATGGACGACTTCGTGCCGGCGACCGTCGTCGGCTATTCGGAATGGCCGAAGAACACGCCGAACTACTGGGCGCTGCCGGCGATGGGCGACGTCGTCGGCTGGACCTATCGCAAGGACTGGTTCTCGCGGCCTGAGCTGCAGAAGGAGTTCAAGGAAAAATACGGCTGGGATCTCGGCCCGCCGACCACCTTCGACCAGTTGAAGCAGATCGCCGAATTCTTCCAGAAGCGGCAGATCGACGGCAAGACTGTCTACGGCGCCTCGATCTACACCGAGCGCGGTTCGGAAGGCATCACCATGGGCGCCATGGACGTGCTCTACAGCTACGGCTTCCAGTACGAGAACCCGAAGAAACCCTATGAGATGGAAGGCTTCGTCAATTCCGAGAAATCGGTGAAGGGGCTGGAATTCTACAAGGCGCTCTATGATTGCTGCACGCCGCCCGGCGCCTCCAACAGCTACATGGGCGAAGGCGTCGACGCCTTCAAATCCGGCCAGGTGGCGATGCATATGAACTTCGCCTTCACCTGGCCCGGCCTGCAGAAGGACGAGAATGTCGGCGGCGACAAGATCGGCTACTTCGTCAATCCGAAGGGTCCCGACGGCGACCAGTTCGCGCAGCTCGGCGGCCAGGGCATTTCGGTGGTGTCCTATTCCGACAAGCAGGAATCGGCGCTGAAATACATCAAGTGGTTCGCCAACAAGGACGTGCAGGCCAAATGGTGGTCGCTCGGCGGCTATTCCTGCCTGAACTCCGTGGTGAAGGACCCCAAGTTCCCGTCAAGCCAGCCTTACGCGCAAGCCTTCCTCGACTCGATGGCGATCGTGAAGGATTTCTGGGCCGAGCCGAGTTACGCGCCGCTGCTGCAGGCTTCGCAGAAGCGCTTCCATGACTATGTCGTCGCCGGCCAGGGCTCGCCCAAGGACGCGCTCGACGGGCTGGTCAAGGACTGGACGCAGGTCTTCCAGGACGACGGCAAGATGTAA
- a CDS encoding ABC transporter ATP-binding protein — translation MAEIRVQHLRKAFGDFVAVQDSNFVVEDGEFFVMLGPSGCGKTTTLRMIAGLELPTGGQILLGGEDVTMRRARERDIAFVFQLFALYPHMNVRKNIGFPLLAQGMPAAEIRQRVEETAKLLRIDHLLNKSVSGLAGGDRQRVALGRAIVRRPKCFLMDEPLGTLDTEFRDLMVHELRELHNRIHATTVYVTHDQMEAMSMADKIAVMNHGVIEQFGTPREIYDRPATMFVADFIGSPPMNFLGFGGGLSKGAKEIVVQGAKVSVPEVREDVAPSAMALGIRPEHIRFDDASKLRGAIYGSEYLGTTQIVAVETAEGIIKARVPAGIHLNPGEQVGLSLSSARLSLFEKGSGRAVRTAMHDKAAEARHG, via the coding sequence ATGGCCGAAATCCGCGTCCAGCATCTGAGAAAAGCCTTCGGCGATTTCGTCGCCGTGCAGGATTCCAACTTCGTCGTCGAGGACGGCGAGTTCTTCGTCATGCTGGGGCCGTCGGGCTGCGGCAAGACGACAACGCTGCGGATGATCGCCGGGCTCGAACTGCCGACCGGCGGTCAAATCCTGCTCGGCGGCGAGGACGTCACCATGCGCCGGGCGCGCGAGCGCGACATCGCCTTCGTCTTCCAGCTGTTCGCGCTCTATCCGCACATGAATGTACGCAAGAACATCGGCTTTCCGCTGCTGGCGCAAGGCATGCCGGCAGCCGAGATTCGCCAACGCGTCGAGGAGACGGCGAAGCTGCTGCGCATCGACCATCTGCTCAACAAATCGGTGTCGGGTTTGGCGGGAGGCGACCGCCAGCGCGTCGCGCTCGGCCGCGCGATCGTGCGGCGGCCGAAATGTTTTCTCATGGACGAGCCGCTGGGCACGCTCGATACCGAGTTCCGCGATTTGATGGTCCATGAACTGCGCGAGCTGCACAATCGCATCCACGCCACCACCGTCTATGTCACGCACGACCAGATGGAAGCGATGTCGATGGCCGACAAGATCGCGGTGATGAACCACGGCGTCATCGAGCAGTTCGGCACACCGCGTGAGATCTACGACCGGCCGGCGACGATGTTCGTCGCCGATTTCATCGGCTCACCGCCGATGAATTTTCTCGGCTTTGGCGGCGGCTTGTCGAAAGGTGCGAAGGAAATCGTCGTGCAAGGCGCCAAGGTGTCGGTGCCGGAGGTGCGCGAGGATGTGGCGCCCAGCGCCATGGCGCTCGGCATCCGGCCTGAGCACATCCGCTTCGACGATGCCTCGAAACTGCGTGGCGCGATCTACGGCAGCGAATATCTCGGCACCACGCAGATCGTCGCGGTGGAAACGGCGGAAGGTATCATCAAGGCCCGTGTGCCGGCCGGTATCCACCTCAATCCGGGCGAGCAGGTCGGGCTGTCCTTGAGCAGCGCCAGGCTGTCGCTGTTCGAGAAGGGCTCCGGCCGCGCGGTGCGGACCGCCATGCATGACAAGGCTGCGGAGGCGCGCCATGGCTGA
- a CDS encoding HPr family phosphocarrier protein, protein MSASAEATVMITHDVGLHARPSVKFTKLAKSFAAEVEVAVAANGPWLDAKSIVKVMAAKAPKGTMLHIRARGDGAGEAVGALVELVRRDFDEDADHARSA, encoded by the coding sequence ATGTCCGCATCGGCCGAAGCGACCGTCATGATCACCCACGATGTGGGCCTGCATGCGCGCCCTTCGGTGAAGTTCACCAAGCTCGCCAAGTCGTTTGCGGCCGAGGTGGAGGTGGCGGTGGCGGCCAACGGTCCCTGGCTCGATGCCAAGAGCATCGTCAAGGTAATGGCGGCCAAGGCGCCGAAGGGAACCATGCTGCATATCAGGGCCAGGGGCGACGGCGCCGGCGAAGCGGTCGGCGCGCTGGTCGAGCTGGTTCGGCGCGACTTCGACGAGGACGCGGATCATGCCCGGTCGGCTTGA
- a CDS encoding dihydroxyacetone kinase subunit DhaK — protein MKHFFNRRDSIVTEALDGFLATAGSGTLARLDGYPEVKVVLRADWDKTKVAVVSGGGAGHEPSHAGFVGAGMLTAAVSGEIFASPSVEAVLQAIRATTGPAGCLLIVKNYTGDRLNFGLAAEKARAEGFSVEMVIVGDDIALPDIAQPRGVAGTLFVHKIAGHLSETGHDLASVAAAARAAAADIVSLGISLSSCSIPGQAHEDRFGADDGELGLGIHGEPGVERIPLQSAGKLVAIMAERLAARLDPGSHYALLINNLGSVPPLEMSLIANAVLSSPLAKAVALTVGPGHLMTALNMNGFSLSLIRLDAERETALLAPVGPHAWLPAKPVHPPVVVAVAKPASRDTKAASRDAGAERLIATVCQKLISLEQTLNGLDAKAGDGDTGSTVATGARSVLHRLDTLPLAEKAATLAAIGDILGTSMGGSSGVLLSIFFTAAAQSLRGGAPFSKALLAGLDRMTFYGGAKLGDRTMVDALEPALEALYLNGLEAAAKAARHGAETTAAMQRAKAGRSAYIGRQLDIPDPGAFAVAEVFAAVAALFAPA, from the coding sequence ATGAAGCACTTTTTCAACCGCAGGGACTCAATCGTCACCGAAGCGCTGGACGGGTTTCTTGCGACCGCAGGCTCCGGCACGCTAGCGCGTCTGGACGGCTATCCCGAAGTCAAGGTCGTGCTGCGCGCCGACTGGGACAAGACCAAGGTCGCCGTCGTTTCCGGCGGCGGCGCCGGGCATGAGCCTTCGCATGCCGGCTTCGTCGGCGCCGGCATGCTGACCGCCGCCGTCTCGGGCGAGATTTTTGCCTCACCAAGCGTCGAAGCGGTGCTGCAGGCGATCCGGGCGACAACCGGTCCGGCCGGCTGCCTGCTGATCGTCAAGAACTACACGGGCGACCGCCTCAATTTCGGGCTAGCCGCCGAGAAGGCGCGCGCCGAGGGCTTTTCGGTCGAAATGGTGATCGTTGGCGACGACATCGCGCTACCCGACATTGCGCAGCCGCGAGGCGTCGCCGGCACGCTATTCGTGCACAAGATCGCCGGGCATCTGTCCGAAACCGGTCACGACCTGGCGTCCGTTGCAGCGGCAGCGCGGGCGGCGGCAGCGGATATCGTTTCGCTCGGTATTTCGCTCTCCTCCTGCTCGATCCCCGGGCAGGCGCATGAGGACCGATTTGGCGCCGATGACGGCGAGCTCGGCCTCGGCATCCATGGCGAGCCGGGCGTCGAGCGCATTCCCCTGCAGAGCGCCGGCAAGCTGGTGGCCATCATGGCCGAACGCCTCGCCGCGCGGCTCGATCCCGGCAGCCATTATGCGTTGCTGATCAACAATCTCGGCTCGGTGCCGCCGCTCGAAATGTCTTTGATCGCCAACGCTGTCTTGTCCTCGCCGCTGGCGAAGGCCGTGGCGCTGACGGTCGGCCCCGGACATCTGATGACGGCGCTCAACATGAACGGCTTCTCGCTGTCGCTGATCAGGCTGGACGCCGAGCGCGAGACGGCGCTGCTGGCGCCGGTCGGCCCGCATGCCTGGCTGCCGGCGAAGCCGGTTCACCCGCCGGTGGTCGTGGCAGTCGCCAAACCCGCCAGTCGCGATACAAAGGCGGCAAGTCGCGATGCCGGCGCTGAGCGGCTGATCGCCACGGTCTGCCAGAAACTGATCTCGCTCGAACAGACGCTGAACGGGCTGGACGCCAAGGCCGGCGATGGCGATACCGGGTCGACGGTGGCGACAGGCGCGCGCAGCGTGCTTCACCGCCTCGATACGCTGCCGCTTGCCGAAAAGGCCGCAACGCTCGCCGCAATCGGCGATATATTGGGGACCTCGATGGGCGGTTCCAGCGGCGTGCTTTTGTCGATCTTCTTCACGGCAGCGGCGCAGTCGCTCAGAGGCGGCGCACCGTTCAGCAAGGCGCTGCTCGCAGGGCTTGACCGCATGACCTTCTACGGCGGCGCGAAGCTCGGCGACCGCACCATGGTCGACGCGCTAGAGCCGGCGCTCGAAGCGCTATACTTGAATGGTCTGGAAGCAGCCGCCAAAGCGGCGCGGCACGGCGCGGAGACTACCGCGGCGATGCAGAGGGCAAAAGCCGGCCGTTCCGCCTATATCGGCCGCCAGCTTGACATACCGGATCCGGGCGCCTTCGCGGTGGCAGAGGTGTTCGCTGCCGTGGCTGCGCTGTTTGCCCCGGCATGA
- a CDS encoding ABC transporter ATP-binding protein encodes MADVHIRGVTKRFGETVAIDNLDLQIKDGEFVVLLGPTGAGKTTTLRLIAGLERPDGGTIHIGGQDATTLSPAERDTAFVFQQYSLYPHLSVFDNLAFPLRSPARRFPEEAVRRRVEEVAKMVRIHHKLDNRSTKLSGGEMQRVAIGRALVRKPAIYLMDEPLSSLDAKLRADLRLELKRIQSELGATMLYVTHDQIEAMTMADRIGILANGVLVQIGTPRMIYSEPANLHVAARLGQPAINLLPAGLLPDGGAPTGTTTIGARTEHLSIEKATNGHADGVVDWIEHLGDQNHLHVTVGAKKLVTLTDPDTPFGKGDKVTIRYRSPLYFGSNGQRLM; translated from the coding sequence ATGGCTGATGTCCATATCCGGGGTGTGACCAAGCGTTTCGGCGAGACGGTCGCTATCGACAATCTCGACCTGCAGATCAAGGACGGCGAATTCGTCGTGCTGCTCGGCCCGACCGGCGCCGGCAAGACGACGACGCTGAGGCTGATCGCCGGGCTGGAGCGGCCGGACGGCGGCACCATCCATATCGGCGGCCAGGACGCCACGACGCTGTCGCCGGCCGAGCGCGACACGGCCTTCGTCTTCCAGCAATATTCGCTCTATCCGCATCTTTCGGTCTTCGACAATCTGGCCTTCCCGCTGCGTTCGCCGGCGAGACGGTTTCCCGAGGAGGCGGTGCGGCGCCGCGTCGAGGAAGTGGCGAAGATGGTGCGCATCCACCACAAGCTCGACAACCGGTCGACCAAGCTCTCCGGCGGCGAAATGCAGCGCGTCGCCATCGGCCGCGCGCTGGTGCGCAAGCCGGCGATCTACCTGATGGACGAGCCGCTGTCGTCGCTCGACGCCAAGCTGCGCGCCGATCTGAGGCTCGAATTGAAGCGCATCCAATCCGAACTCGGCGCCACCATGCTCTATGTCACGCACGACCAGATCGAGGCGATGACCATGGCCGACCGCATCGGCATCCTTGCCAACGGCGTGCTGGTGCAGATCGGCACGCCGCGCATGATCTATTCGGAGCCGGCTAATCTTCACGTCGCGGCCCGCCTCGGCCAGCCGGCGATCAACCTTTTACCGGCCGGATTGCTGCCCGATGGCGGCGCGCCGACCGGCACGACGACGATCGGCGCCCGCACCGAGCATCTGTCGATCGAGAAGGCTACAAACGGCCATGCCGACGGCGTCGTCGATTGGATAGAGCATCTCGGCGACCAGAACCATCTGCATGTCACGGTGGGAGCGAAGAAGCTGGTGACATTGACCGATCCCGACACGCCATTCGGAAAGGGGGACAAGGTGACGATCCGCTATCGCTCACCGCTTTATTTTGGTTCGAACGGACAGAGGCTGATGTAG
- the dhaM gene encoding dihydroxyacetone kinase phosphoryl donor subunit DhaM, which yields MSNVGIVIVSHSPLVAEGTADMVRQMVGDEVPLAWCGGNGHGGLGTSVEAIMGAIDKAWSEAGVAILVDLGGAETNSEMAIEMIGEPRSHRIVVCNAPIVEGAVMAATESSGGASLKEVVATAHELSPS from the coding sequence ATGAGCAATGTCGGCATCGTCATCGTATCGCATTCGCCCTTGGTAGCCGAAGGCACCGCGGACATGGTTCGCCAGATGGTGGGCGACGAAGTGCCGCTTGCATGGTGCGGCGGAAACGGCCATGGCGGTCTGGGCACCAGCGTCGAGGCGATCATGGGCGCCATCGACAAGGCCTGGTCGGAAGCGGGCGTCGCCATCCTCGTCGATCTCGGCGGCGCCGAGACCAACAGCGAGATGGCGATCGAAATGATCGGCGAACCGCGCTCGCACAGAATTGTCGTCTGCAACGCGCCGATCGTGGAAGGCGCGGTGATGGCGGCAACCGAATCCTCCGGCGGCGCCTCGCTGAAGGAAGTGGTGGCGACGGCGCATGAACTGTCGCCGTCGTGA